A genomic window from Chlorobium phaeobacteroides DSM 266 includes:
- a CDS encoding SDR family NAD(P)-dependent oxidoreductase translates to MLFTLVTGASMGIGEAFARKFAETGTSLLLVARSEDKLLALAEELKASGATDVRILAEDLSREGSPERIYEFCLRENIAIDVLVNCAGLSFAGDFDKLPVGKLEEIMAVNMLALCRLTRLFLPGMIKRKGGGIMNIASIGGFQGVPGLALYSATKSFVITLTEALHTELKETGVKAVAVCPGFIQTGFLAKAGHSQDGILLPVYSRDLVVKAAIKGYKKNRLRIFPTVIDFLLVFSQRFVPRKTAVKLADVLSSARSRR, encoded by the coding sequence ATGCTTTTTACGCTGGTGACGGGCGCTTCAATGGGTATAGGCGAAGCTTTCGCTCGTAAATTTGCTGAAACGGGAACATCTCTTTTACTTGTTGCCCGTTCAGAAGATAAACTTCTCGCTCTTGCCGAAGAGTTGAAAGCATCCGGAGCAACAGATGTGCGTATTCTGGCGGAAGACCTGAGCCGGGAGGGCAGTCCGGAGCGTATTTACGAGTTCTGTCTGAGAGAGAATATCGCAATAGATGTGCTGGTCAACTGTGCCGGCCTCTCCTTTGCGGGAGATTTTGACAAGCTTCCCGTGGGGAAACTCGAGGAGATTATGGCGGTCAACATGTTGGCTTTATGCCGGCTTACCCGATTATTTCTGCCGGGTATGATTAAAAGAAAAGGCGGCGGTATCATGAATATCGCTTCAATAGGCGGCTTTCAGGGCGTGCCTGGTCTGGCGCTTTATTCGGCTACCAAGTCATTTGTTATAACGCTGACAGAGGCATTGCATACTGAATTGAAAGAAACGGGGGTAAAAGCCGTCGCCGTATGTCCCGGGTTTATTCAAACAGGTTTTCTTGCGAAAGCCGGGCATAGTCAGGACGGGATTCTGCTGCCCGTTTACAGTAGAGATCTTGTCGTTAAAGCGGCAATCAAAGGGTACAAGAAAAACCGGCTGAGAATATTCCCTACAGTTATCGATTTTCTGCTTGTTTTTTCCCAGAGATTTGTTCCCCGGAAA